A region from the Salminus brasiliensis chromosome 22, fSalBra1.hap2, whole genome shotgun sequence genome encodes:
- the chadlb gene encoding chondroadherin-like b isoform X1 — MSSPRGGEAHSHWNSNMWSLSRWTAAFLLLLCIHEVKAGKCTRFCICDSIQLTVACVNKNLTEVPPTIDEITVKLDLRGNNLLELPTGAFLHTPYLTHLSLQRSKILKVREGAFRSLGRLVFLNLAYNNIEILYQESFDGLSSLKQLLLDHNRIEEIQPGAFSQLGFLNLLSLTHNQLVYIPNMAFQGLQNIKWLRLSHNSLNYLDIEAFAGLFTLTRLSLDNNEVQFFPTETMTRLPEVTRLDLSYNPMTYLGEEAVSMAKLTHLFLDHNSLQDFSNMAVLLSPRLSHLDLSHNQLRVLQPFAPGSPKLTRLNLAGNPIYCSCYLRPLREWAIRERVRLGGACRGPPHLSEENLEAVQPADLRCQSQEAMLKAELEELRRLPALPTTPPPDKVQCPANCVCEAENHHSSCENRGHTKVPRGFSPDTRLLDLRGNHFHYIPANSFPGVPEVVSLHLQRCKIHEVEDGAFSGMKGLVYLYLSENDLTSLSPDAFKGLPQLTYLHLEKNRFTQFPKGAFKLLPGLLALHLENNAIAKLEAGILTGAEKLRGLFLTSNTITYISPRAFDPAPDLDTLHLGSNKLKEVPSDALLKTSSLAELRLSFNSIRWIGAEAFLPVASSLRHLYLDNMGLEKMSKDSLAGLRSGLRSLFMEGNQLEDVPDLSQLTGLEAINLAENPLLCDCPLLPLRKWIERVNLKVRATCAYPPELRGQRVKDVYVFKSCPGERSPPTQTPKTSKAPKATKSKPALIGAPKVMKVAKAKPKPHKNVKARSVQKSTAMKRKSV; from the exons ATGTCCTCTCCTCGGGGAGGTGAAGCGCACAGCCACTGGAAT AGCAACATGTGGAGCCTCTCTAGGTGGACAGCTGCGTTCCTGCTTCTCCTCTGCATCCATGAAGTGAAGGCAGGAAAGTGCACCAGATTCTGCATATGTGACAGTATCCAGCTCACTGTGGCTTGTGTCAACAAGAACCTGACTGAGGTTCCACCTACCATTGACGAG ATCACAGTCAAGTTGGACTTGAGAGGTAATAACCTACTGGAGCTTCCTACAGGAGCATTCTTGCATACACCTTACCTCACCCACTTGTCCCTCCAACGCAGTAAAATCCTTAAAGTGAGAGAAGGAGCGTTCCGCAGCCTTGGCCGCTTGGTTTTCCTCAACTTGGCCTACAACAATATTGAGATCCTCTACCAG GAGTCGTTTGATGGGCTTTCCTctctgaagcagctgctccTCGACCACAACAGAATAGAAGAGATCCAGCCTGGAGCTTTCTCACAGCTGGGCTTTCTtaaccttctctctctcacccacaacCAACTAGTATATATACCGAACATGGCCTTTCAGGGCCTGCAGAACATCAAATGGTTACGGCTCAGTCACAACTCTCTCAATTACCTTGACATTGAAGCTTTTGCAGGCCTCTTCACACTTACCCGTCTCAGCCTTGATAACAACGAGGTGCAGTTTTTCCCCACTGAAACGATGACCAG GTTGCCTGAAGTGACTCGCCTGGACTTGAGCTACAATCCCATGACCTATCTTGGAGAGGAGGCAGTTTCCATGGCCAAGCTCACACACCTGTTTCTGGATCACAACTCCCTGCAGGATTTCTCCAACATGGCTGTTTTGCTTTCTCCTCGTCTCAGCCACCTGGACCTCAGTCACAACCAGCTACGTGTCTTGCAGCCTTTTGCTCCTGGCTCACCCAAACTTACTCGCCTCAACCTGGCAGGCAACCCCATCTACTGCAGCTGTTACTTGCGTCCACTGCGAGAGTGGGCAATCCGGGAGCGTGTGCGCTTGGGGGGAGCTTGCAGAGGTCCGCCACACCTTTCAGAGGAGAACCTGGAGGCAGTACAGCCTGCTGATTTGCGCTGCCAGAGCCAAGAGGCCATGCTGAAAGCTGAGCTGGAGGAGCTGAGGAGACTTCCAGCACTGCCCACAACGCCACCTCCTGACAAAGTCCAGTGTCCAGCCAACTGTGTCTGTGAG GCTGAGAACCATCACTCATCCTGTGAGAACAGGGGCCACACAAAAGTTCCTCGAGGCTTCTCTCCAGACACCCGTTTGCTGGACTTGCGTGGCAACCACTTCCACTACATCCCTgcaaacagtttcccaggtgTGCCAGAGGTAGTTTCACTTCACCTGCAGCGCTGCAAGATTCACGAGGTGGAAGACGGTGCCTTCAGTGGTATGAAGGGCCTGGTCTACCTCTACCTGTCAGAAAATGACCTCACATCGCTAAGCCCAGATGCTTTCAAGGGACTCCCCCAGCTCACATACCTTCATTTAGAGAAGAATCGCTTCACCCAGTTCCCCAAAGGTGCCTTCAAGTTGCTGCCCGGCTTACTGGCTCTCCATTTGGAAAACAATGCCATCGCTAAGCTTGAGGCAGGGATCCTGACGGGTGCTGAGAAACTTAGGGGTCTGTTTCTCACCTCAAACACTATTACCTACATCAGTCCCAGGGCCTTTGACCCAGCTCCTGACCTTGACACACTGCACTTAGGCAGCAACAAACTTAAGGAGGTGCCCAGTGATGCCCTTTTGAAGACCAGTAGCTTGGCAGAGCTTCGCCTGTCATTCAATTCTATTCGTTGGATTGGAGCAGAAGCTTTTTTGCCAGTCGCAAGCTCTCTGAGACATCTGTATCTTGATAACATGGGTTTAGAGAAG ATGTCCAAAGATTCACTTGCTGGTCTTCGGTCTGGCCTGAGGAGCCTTTTCATGGAAGGAAACCAGCTTGAGGATGTTCCTGACTTGAGTCAACTCACTGGGCTTGAAGCCATTAACCTAGCAGAGAATCCATTACTGTGTGACTGCCCACTCCTCCCTCTGCGCAA GTGGATAGAACGCGTGAACCTGAAGGTCAGAGCCACCTGTGCTTACCCACCCGAGCTCCGGGGCCAGAGAGTTAAGGATGTTTACGTCTTCAAAAGCTGTCCTGGAGAGAGGTCTCCTCCTACACAGACACCCAAGACCTCAAAAGCCCCGAAGGCCACAAAATCCAAACCCGCCCTTATTGGTGCTCCAAAGGTCATGAAAGTAGCTAAAGCGAAACCTAAACCACATAAGAATGTAAAAGCTCGCTCAGTGCAGAAATCCACTGCTATGAAACGCAAGTCAGTGTAG
- the l3mbtl2 gene encoding lethal(3)malignant brain tumor-like protein 2 isoform X1, with translation MPNCCAAYGCGKTHKDNVTMFRFPKDLDDFRKWEKQVQRTRRKWYAKGFSFLCSEHFSKDCFEPRSTAVAKAMGFKGLKLKEGAVPTIFIRRPCGNCNGKGCVSCSPKKKKQDTGTEAQNHEAAGYTGAPVDADSDAEEEEDKEKEDEHMELEHSDEGVTSPTSGPRVSLGRNDKPVVCEMCGISGTRGTFYSRSKRFCSSSCSRSFSSNSKKSSILARLQGKPPVRKVHTPQTGVSVQTQGTGHQGSTAPGQDSSSGFDWGSYLKKHGYLAAPVSCFRHVPLCAQWEDIEVGLQVEVLNSHAALMTKVYWMATIIRLAGYKALLRYEGFEDNTSHDFWCNLGSAEVHPIGWCAVNSKLLVPPQALQNRVTDWKSYLMKRLVGACTLPVDFHAKMSESMKYPFRQGVRVEVVDRSLVSRTRTAVVDTVIGGRLRLIYEDAGLGPSGEVLSDFWCHMWSPLLHPINWSVRVGHLIKETDKSVDMSSHPTFRKVFCDSVPRQFKKLRTVYMNGGFFEEGMKLEAIDPLNLGNICVASVRKVLLDGYLMVGIDGVEIGDGSDWFCYHTSSHAILPPGYCQNNDISLTLPPGYDQATYTWPKYLEETGSVAAPRRLFNTDPASHGFAPGMKLEAVDLMEPRLVCVATVQRCVGRLLLLHFDGWESEFDQWVDCQSPDIYPVGWCELTGYQLQPPIGPEPKERSNPSKKWMGKKRRRTGKKKTSDESSKTSLPQQDGHVQSEEAPASSQPQDMPSVPTDTPTKIPSMPIITQLKTEPEEEIISVKVKVEEIEMETPITNNLPADETNSSLTPLTSLKKEEGPP, from the exons ATGCCCAACTGCTGTGCCGCATATGGATGTGGGAAGACCCATAAGGACAATGTCACTATGTTCAGGTTTCCCAAGGACCTTGATGACTTCCGTAAATGGGAAAAGCAGGTACAGAGGACTCGGCGCAAATGGTACGCCAAGGGCTTTTCTTTCCTGTGCTCTGAACATTTCAGCAAGGACTGTTTTGAGCCTAGATCCACTGCAGTGGCCAAAGCCATGGGCTTCAAGGGGCTCAAGCTAAAGGAGGGAGCCGTTCCCACGATTTTCATTCGCCGGCCTTGTGGTAACTGTAATGGCAAAGGCTGTGTCTCTTGCAGCCcgaagaaaaagaaacaagacaCGGGTACGGAGGCTCAGAACCACGAAGCA GCAGGGTATACAGGGGCTCCCGTGGATGCAGACTCTGATGCTGAAGAGGAAGAGGATAAAGAAAAGGAGGATGAACACATGGAGCTGGAGCATTCTGATGAAGGGGTTACAAGTCCCACATCTGGCCCACGTGTTTCGTTGGGACGTAATGATAAACCAG tgGTCTGTGAGATGTGTGGTATTTCTGGCACCAGGGGCACCTTCTACTCTAGGAGCAAACGTTTCTGCAGCTCCTCTTGCTCACGCTCCTTTTCCTCCAACTCTAAGAAATCTTCCATATTGGCACGACTGCAG GGAAAGCCACCTGTTCGGAAGGTTCATACACCACAGACCGGGGTTTCTGTTCAAACACAAGGAACAGGACATCAGGGCAGCACAGCTCCTGGCCAAGATT CATCCTCTGGCTTTGACTGGGGCAGTTACCTAAAGAAACATGGCTACCTCGCTGCCCCAGTGTCCTGCTTCAGACAT GTGCCGCTGTGTGCTCAGTGGGAGGACATTGAAGTGGGGTTGCAAGTGGAGGTACTGAATTCTCACGCTGCTTTGATGACTAAGGTTTACTGGATGGCCACCATCATTCGGCTTGCAG GCTACAAGGCCCTGTTGCGCTATGAGGGTTTTGAGGATAATACTAGCCATGATTTTTGGTGTAACCTGGGCAGTGCTGAAGTCCATCCGATTGGCTGGTGTGCAGTAAACAGCAAGCTACTTGTTCCTCCTCAGG CCCTCCAAAACCGTGTAACAGACTGGAAATCATATTTGATGAAGAGGCTTGTTGGAGCATGTACTCTCCCTGTGGATTTCCATGCCAAG ATGTCAGAAAGCATGAAATACCCATTCAGACAGGGTGTCCGTGTAGAAGTGGTGGATCGCTCTCTCGTTAGCCGTACACGTACAGCAGTGGTAGACACTGTGATTGGGGGCCGCCTGAGACTTATCTATGAAGATGCAGGACTTGGACCCAGCGGCGAGGTGCTCTCAGACTTCTGGTGTCACATGTGGAGCCCCCTGTTGCACCCCATAAACTGGTCTGTTAGAGTGGGCCATCTCATTAAAGAAACAG ACAAGTCTGTTGACATGAGCAGTCATCCAACGTTTCGCAAGGTGTTCTGTGATAGTGTGCCAAGGCAGTTCAAGAAG TTAAGAACTGTTTATATGAATGGAGGATTTTTTGAGGAGGGAATGAAGCTGGAGGCCATCGATCCCCTGAACCTGGGAAACATCTGTGTAGCATCAGTTAGAAAG GTGCTCTTAGATGGCTATCTCATGGTTGGTATTGATGGTGTGGAGATAGGTGATGGCTCAGACTGGTTTTGCTACCACACCAGCTCACATGCCATTTTACCTCCAGGATACTGCCAAAACAATGACATATCTCTCACTCTGCCTCCTG GTTATGATCAGGCAACATACACATGGCCTAAATATTTAGAAGAAACCGGATCCGTTGCCGCTCCACGCAGATTATTTAACACA GATCCTGCAAGCCACGGCTTCGCCCCAGGCATGAAGCTGGAAGCAGTAGACCTGATGGAGCCTCGGCTGGTGTGTGTGGCCACTGTGCAGAGATGTGTAGGCCGGCTGCTCTTGCTGCACTTCGATGGCTGGGAATCAGAGTTTGACCAGTGGGTCGACTGCCAGTCCCCTGATATCTACCCTGTAGGTTGGTGTGAACTCACTGGCTATCAGCTACAGCCCCCCATTGGCCCAG AACCGAAAGAGCGTTCAAACCCAAGCAAAAAATGGATGGGTAAAAAGA GGAGACGAACTGGGAAGAAAAAAACGAGTGATGAATCCTCGAAAACATCGCTTCCTCAGCAAGATGGTCACGTGCAGTCAGAGGAGGCCCCAGCATCTAGTCAGCCCCAAGACATGCCATCTGTGCCCACAGACACACCTACCAAGATCCCAAGCATGCCAATCATCACACAGCTAAAGACTGAGCCAGAGGAAGAGA TTATTTCAGTTAAAGTGAAGGTAGAGGAGATTGAGATGGAAACCCCCATCACCAATAACCTACCAGCTGATGAAACTAATAGCAGCCTCACCCCGCTCACCTCACTCAAAAAAGAAGAGGGACCACCATGA
- the l3mbtl2 gene encoding lethal(3)malignant brain tumor-like protein 2 isoform X2, with protein sequence MSLCSGFPRTLMTSVNGKSSPKKKKQDTGTEAQNHEAAGYTGAPVDADSDAEEEEDKEKEDEHMELEHSDEGVTSPTSGPRVSLGRNDKPVVCEMCGISGTRGTFYSRSKRFCSSSCSRSFSSNSKKSSILARLQGKPPVRKVHTPQTGVSVQTQGTGHQGSTAPGQDSSSGFDWGSYLKKHGYLAAPVSCFRHVPLCAQWEDIEVGLQVEVLNSHAALMTKVYWMATIIRLAGYKALLRYEGFEDNTSHDFWCNLGSAEVHPIGWCAVNSKLLVPPQALQNRVTDWKSYLMKRLVGACTLPVDFHAKMSESMKYPFRQGVRVEVVDRSLVSRTRTAVVDTVIGGRLRLIYEDAGLGPSGEVLSDFWCHMWSPLLHPINWSVRVGHLIKETDKSVDMSSHPTFRKVFCDSVPRQFKKLRTVYMNGGFFEEGMKLEAIDPLNLGNICVASVRKVLLDGYLMVGIDGVEIGDGSDWFCYHTSSHAILPPGYCQNNDISLTLPPGYDQATYTWPKYLEETGSVAAPRRLFNTDPASHGFAPGMKLEAVDLMEPRLVCVATVQRCVGRLLLLHFDGWESEFDQWVDCQSPDIYPVGWCELTGYQLQPPIGPEPKERSNPSKKWMGKKRRRTGKKKTSDESSKTSLPQQDGHVQSEEAPASSQPQDMPSVPTDTPTKIPSMPIITQLKTEPEEEIISVKVKVEEIEMETPITNNLPADETNSSLTPLTSLKKEEGPP encoded by the exons ATGTCACTATGTTCAGGTTTCCCAAGGACCTTGATGACTTCCGTAAATGGGAAAAGCAG CCcgaagaaaaagaaacaagacaCGGGTACGGAGGCTCAGAACCACGAAGCA GCAGGGTATACAGGGGCTCCCGTGGATGCAGACTCTGATGCTGAAGAGGAAGAGGATAAAGAAAAGGAGGATGAACACATGGAGCTGGAGCATTCTGATGAAGGGGTTACAAGTCCCACATCTGGCCCACGTGTTTCGTTGGGACGTAATGATAAACCAG tgGTCTGTGAGATGTGTGGTATTTCTGGCACCAGGGGCACCTTCTACTCTAGGAGCAAACGTTTCTGCAGCTCCTCTTGCTCACGCTCCTTTTCCTCCAACTCTAAGAAATCTTCCATATTGGCACGACTGCAG GGAAAGCCACCTGTTCGGAAGGTTCATACACCACAGACCGGGGTTTCTGTTCAAACACAAGGAACAGGACATCAGGGCAGCACAGCTCCTGGCCAAGATT CATCCTCTGGCTTTGACTGGGGCAGTTACCTAAAGAAACATGGCTACCTCGCTGCCCCAGTGTCCTGCTTCAGACAT GTGCCGCTGTGTGCTCAGTGGGAGGACATTGAAGTGGGGTTGCAAGTGGAGGTACTGAATTCTCACGCTGCTTTGATGACTAAGGTTTACTGGATGGCCACCATCATTCGGCTTGCAG GCTACAAGGCCCTGTTGCGCTATGAGGGTTTTGAGGATAATACTAGCCATGATTTTTGGTGTAACCTGGGCAGTGCTGAAGTCCATCCGATTGGCTGGTGTGCAGTAAACAGCAAGCTACTTGTTCCTCCTCAGG CCCTCCAAAACCGTGTAACAGACTGGAAATCATATTTGATGAAGAGGCTTGTTGGAGCATGTACTCTCCCTGTGGATTTCCATGCCAAG ATGTCAGAAAGCATGAAATACCCATTCAGACAGGGTGTCCGTGTAGAAGTGGTGGATCGCTCTCTCGTTAGCCGTACACGTACAGCAGTGGTAGACACTGTGATTGGGGGCCGCCTGAGACTTATCTATGAAGATGCAGGACTTGGACCCAGCGGCGAGGTGCTCTCAGACTTCTGGTGTCACATGTGGAGCCCCCTGTTGCACCCCATAAACTGGTCTGTTAGAGTGGGCCATCTCATTAAAGAAACAG ACAAGTCTGTTGACATGAGCAGTCATCCAACGTTTCGCAAGGTGTTCTGTGATAGTGTGCCAAGGCAGTTCAAGAAG TTAAGAACTGTTTATATGAATGGAGGATTTTTTGAGGAGGGAATGAAGCTGGAGGCCATCGATCCCCTGAACCTGGGAAACATCTGTGTAGCATCAGTTAGAAAG GTGCTCTTAGATGGCTATCTCATGGTTGGTATTGATGGTGTGGAGATAGGTGATGGCTCAGACTGGTTTTGCTACCACACCAGCTCACATGCCATTTTACCTCCAGGATACTGCCAAAACAATGACATATCTCTCACTCTGCCTCCTG GTTATGATCAGGCAACATACACATGGCCTAAATATTTAGAAGAAACCGGATCCGTTGCCGCTCCACGCAGATTATTTAACACA GATCCTGCAAGCCACGGCTTCGCCCCAGGCATGAAGCTGGAAGCAGTAGACCTGATGGAGCCTCGGCTGGTGTGTGTGGCCACTGTGCAGAGATGTGTAGGCCGGCTGCTCTTGCTGCACTTCGATGGCTGGGAATCAGAGTTTGACCAGTGGGTCGACTGCCAGTCCCCTGATATCTACCCTGTAGGTTGGTGTGAACTCACTGGCTATCAGCTACAGCCCCCCATTGGCCCAG AACCGAAAGAGCGTTCAAACCCAAGCAAAAAATGGATGGGTAAAAAGA GGAGACGAACTGGGAAGAAAAAAACGAGTGATGAATCCTCGAAAACATCGCTTCCTCAGCAAGATGGTCACGTGCAGTCAGAGGAGGCCCCAGCATCTAGTCAGCCCCAAGACATGCCATCTGTGCCCACAGACACACCTACCAAGATCCCAAGCATGCCAATCATCACACAGCTAAAGACTGAGCCAGAGGAAGAGA TTATTTCAGTTAAAGTGAAGGTAGAGGAGATTGAGATGGAAACCCCCATCACCAATAACCTACCAGCTGATGAAACTAATAGCAGCCTCACCCCGCTCACCTCACTCAAAAAAGAAGAGGGACCACCATGA
- the chadlb gene encoding chondroadherin-like b isoform X2 produces the protein MKSNMWSLSRWTAAFLLLLCIHEVKAGKCTRFCICDSIQLTVACVNKNLTEVPPTIDEITVKLDLRGNNLLELPTGAFLHTPYLTHLSLQRSKILKVREGAFRSLGRLVFLNLAYNNIEILYQESFDGLSSLKQLLLDHNRIEEIQPGAFSQLGFLNLLSLTHNQLVYIPNMAFQGLQNIKWLRLSHNSLNYLDIEAFAGLFTLTRLSLDNNEVQFFPTETMTRLPEVTRLDLSYNPMTYLGEEAVSMAKLTHLFLDHNSLQDFSNMAVLLSPRLSHLDLSHNQLRVLQPFAPGSPKLTRLNLAGNPIYCSCYLRPLREWAIRERVRLGGACRGPPHLSEENLEAVQPADLRCQSQEAMLKAELEELRRLPALPTTPPPDKVQCPANCVCEAENHHSSCENRGHTKVPRGFSPDTRLLDLRGNHFHYIPANSFPGVPEVVSLHLQRCKIHEVEDGAFSGMKGLVYLYLSENDLTSLSPDAFKGLPQLTYLHLEKNRFTQFPKGAFKLLPGLLALHLENNAIAKLEAGILTGAEKLRGLFLTSNTITYISPRAFDPAPDLDTLHLGSNKLKEVPSDALLKTSSLAELRLSFNSIRWIGAEAFLPVASSLRHLYLDNMGLEKMSKDSLAGLRSGLRSLFMEGNQLEDVPDLSQLTGLEAINLAENPLLCDCPLLPLRKWIERVNLKVRATCAYPPELRGQRVKDVYVFKSCPGERSPPTQTPKTSKAPKATKSKPALIGAPKVMKVAKAKPKPHKNVKARSVQKSTAMKRKSV, from the exons ATGAAG AGCAACATGTGGAGCCTCTCTAGGTGGACAGCTGCGTTCCTGCTTCTCCTCTGCATCCATGAAGTGAAGGCAGGAAAGTGCACCAGATTCTGCATATGTGACAGTATCCAGCTCACTGTGGCTTGTGTCAACAAGAACCTGACTGAGGTTCCACCTACCATTGACGAG ATCACAGTCAAGTTGGACTTGAGAGGTAATAACCTACTGGAGCTTCCTACAGGAGCATTCTTGCATACACCTTACCTCACCCACTTGTCCCTCCAACGCAGTAAAATCCTTAAAGTGAGAGAAGGAGCGTTCCGCAGCCTTGGCCGCTTGGTTTTCCTCAACTTGGCCTACAACAATATTGAGATCCTCTACCAG GAGTCGTTTGATGGGCTTTCCTctctgaagcagctgctccTCGACCACAACAGAATAGAAGAGATCCAGCCTGGAGCTTTCTCACAGCTGGGCTTTCTtaaccttctctctctcacccacaacCAACTAGTATATATACCGAACATGGCCTTTCAGGGCCTGCAGAACATCAAATGGTTACGGCTCAGTCACAACTCTCTCAATTACCTTGACATTGAAGCTTTTGCAGGCCTCTTCACACTTACCCGTCTCAGCCTTGATAACAACGAGGTGCAGTTTTTCCCCACTGAAACGATGACCAG GTTGCCTGAAGTGACTCGCCTGGACTTGAGCTACAATCCCATGACCTATCTTGGAGAGGAGGCAGTTTCCATGGCCAAGCTCACACACCTGTTTCTGGATCACAACTCCCTGCAGGATTTCTCCAACATGGCTGTTTTGCTTTCTCCTCGTCTCAGCCACCTGGACCTCAGTCACAACCAGCTACGTGTCTTGCAGCCTTTTGCTCCTGGCTCACCCAAACTTACTCGCCTCAACCTGGCAGGCAACCCCATCTACTGCAGCTGTTACTTGCGTCCACTGCGAGAGTGGGCAATCCGGGAGCGTGTGCGCTTGGGGGGAGCTTGCAGAGGTCCGCCACACCTTTCAGAGGAGAACCTGGAGGCAGTACAGCCTGCTGATTTGCGCTGCCAGAGCCAAGAGGCCATGCTGAAAGCTGAGCTGGAGGAGCTGAGGAGACTTCCAGCACTGCCCACAACGCCACCTCCTGACAAAGTCCAGTGTCCAGCCAACTGTGTCTGTGAG GCTGAGAACCATCACTCATCCTGTGAGAACAGGGGCCACACAAAAGTTCCTCGAGGCTTCTCTCCAGACACCCGTTTGCTGGACTTGCGTGGCAACCACTTCCACTACATCCCTgcaaacagtttcccaggtgTGCCAGAGGTAGTTTCACTTCACCTGCAGCGCTGCAAGATTCACGAGGTGGAAGACGGTGCCTTCAGTGGTATGAAGGGCCTGGTCTACCTCTACCTGTCAGAAAATGACCTCACATCGCTAAGCCCAGATGCTTTCAAGGGACTCCCCCAGCTCACATACCTTCATTTAGAGAAGAATCGCTTCACCCAGTTCCCCAAAGGTGCCTTCAAGTTGCTGCCCGGCTTACTGGCTCTCCATTTGGAAAACAATGCCATCGCTAAGCTTGAGGCAGGGATCCTGACGGGTGCTGAGAAACTTAGGGGTCTGTTTCTCACCTCAAACACTATTACCTACATCAGTCCCAGGGCCTTTGACCCAGCTCCTGACCTTGACACACTGCACTTAGGCAGCAACAAACTTAAGGAGGTGCCCAGTGATGCCCTTTTGAAGACCAGTAGCTTGGCAGAGCTTCGCCTGTCATTCAATTCTATTCGTTGGATTGGAGCAGAAGCTTTTTTGCCAGTCGCAAGCTCTCTGAGACATCTGTATCTTGATAACATGGGTTTAGAGAAG ATGTCCAAAGATTCACTTGCTGGTCTTCGGTCTGGCCTGAGGAGCCTTTTCATGGAAGGAAACCAGCTTGAGGATGTTCCTGACTTGAGTCAACTCACTGGGCTTGAAGCCATTAACCTAGCAGAGAATCCATTACTGTGTGACTGCCCACTCCTCCCTCTGCGCAA GTGGATAGAACGCGTGAACCTGAAGGTCAGAGCCACCTGTGCTTACCCACCCGAGCTCCGGGGCCAGAGAGTTAAGGATGTTTACGTCTTCAAAAGCTGTCCTGGAGAGAGGTCTCCTCCTACACAGACACCCAAGACCTCAAAAGCCCCGAAGGCCACAAAATCCAAACCCGCCCTTATTGGTGCTCCAAAGGTCATGAAAGTAGCTAAAGCGAAACCTAAACCACATAAGAATGTAAAAGCTCGCTCAGTGCAGAAATCCACTGCTATGAAACGCAAGTCAGTGTAG